In Providencia zhijiangensis, a single window of DNA contains:
- a CDS encoding Imm52 family immunity protein, with the protein MDLSIKVDIELREEISIPLLINIFEKMILTCESITNEKESSWYLTADTLEEALQKKAFNLYTPTDLLKNMPYFDWMESIWANENKALDIKYTSSGLIYNLEFKLRDINPPSQPKLIESLKKYFLTYKIVCIRIDTNKYRYNKRNVFPDRLPVGWMLYLNKKITQQQVPMAAQLIHIDNEKNHGTLIISTDHVFDGENKEDIKKANEIEIQLAGLGLLPLIREIYS; encoded by the coding sequence ATGGATTTATCAATTAAAGTAGATATCGAATTACGTGAAGAAATATCAATCCCTTTGTTGATTAATATTTTTGAAAAAATGATATTAACATGTGAGAGTATTACTAATGAAAAGGAAAGCTCATGGTACTTAACTGCTGACACTCTTGAAGAAGCATTACAAAAGAAAGCATTTAACCTATACACGCCGACTGATTTATTAAAAAACATGCCTTATTTTGATTGGATGGAATCAATATGGGCTAATGAAAACAAGGCATTAGATATAAAATATACAAGTTCAGGATTAATATATAATCTGGAATTTAAACTACGTGATATCAACCCGCCTAGTCAACCTAAACTAATTGAATCACTAAAAAAATATTTTTTAACCTATAAAATAGTCTGTATAAGAATTGATACTAATAAATATAGATATAATAAAAGAAATGTTTTTCCAGACAGACTTCCCGTTGGCTGGATGCTTTATTTAAATAAAAAAATAACGCAACAACAGGTTCCCATGGCAGCTCAGCTTATCCATATTGATAATGAAAAAAATCACGGAACATTAATTATCAGTACCGACCATGTTTTTGATGGTGAAAATAAAGAGGATATTAAAAAAGCCAATGAAATCGAAATTCAGCTCGCTGGGTTGGGGTTACTGCCATTAATACGAGAGATATATAGTTAA
- a CDS encoding ABC transporter permease: MTVYFATFKKVLLGMLEKPMWLLLLVSLCIMSLVYARPVLWDLPVAVIDMDHSGASRELIRDLDATPKVQLHSYDNLAQARQDMIARQLFAIVIIPTDFEKHLLSGKNITVPVYGDATNRLASGQIQQELSKAYQTLLSAYNTQLLEKAGFSPEQAKVIIAPVRSETEPLYNPGISFAAIIFPGLLVMLLQHSLLIACVRVSIAIRSTPKGKPPLAVYLGALSALVPIWLFLSTVFFALWPWILGYRQEAPLYQIWMLTFPFLLAVIGLGKLVTECLRSVEMIYLTLAFITTPVFYMSGTIWPLQAMPDWVRMIASALPSTWATNAMAGINQMGLPFRDILMDIVMMLVLGVIYSFIGVFIGMLRDGELRHLSHVIHRWRKHLHK, translated from the coding sequence ATGACGGTCTATTTTGCGACGTTTAAAAAGGTACTGCTGGGCATGCTGGAGAAACCGATGTGGCTGCTGCTGCTCGTTTCTCTCTGTATTATGAGTTTGGTCTATGCGCGTCCGGTATTGTGGGATCTGCCTGTGGCGGTTATCGATATGGATCACTCAGGCGCAAGTCGTGAGCTGATCCGCGATTTAGACGCCACACCCAAAGTCCAGCTACACAGTTACGATAATTTAGCTCAAGCACGGCAGGATATGATCGCGAGGCAGCTGTTTGCCATCGTGATCATCCCAACTGATTTTGAAAAACATTTGCTTAGTGGCAAAAATATCACGGTACCCGTTTATGGGGATGCCACAAACCGTTTAGCAAGTGGGCAAATCCAGCAAGAGTTATCGAAAGCGTATCAAACGCTATTGAGCGCCTATAACACCCAGTTACTGGAAAAAGCGGGTTTCAGTCCTGAACAAGCAAAAGTGATTATTGCCCCTGTTCGCAGTGAGACTGAGCCGCTGTATAACCCCGGTATTAGCTTTGCGGCGATTATCTTCCCTGGCTTGCTGGTGATGTTATTGCAGCACTCCTTATTAATTGCGTGTGTGCGGGTCAGTATTGCTATTCGCTCTACACCAAAAGGTAAACCCCCATTAGCGGTTTATCTGGGGGCGTTGTCGGCGCTGGTGCCTATCTGGTTATTTCTTTCGACCGTGTTTTTTGCCTTATGGCCATGGATTTTGGGTTATCGGCAAGAAGCGCCGTTGTACCAGATTTGGATGCTGACCTTCCCATTCTTACTCGCCGTTATTGGGTTAGGGAAGCTGGTCACGGAATGTTTGCGTAGTGTGGAAATGATCTACCTGACATTGGCGTTTATCACCACGCCGGTGTTCTATATGTCCGGTACGATTTGGCCACTGCAGGCCATGCCGGACTGGGTACGGATGATAGCCTCTGCGTTGCCATCCACATGGGCGACTAACGCGATGGCGGGGATCAACCAAATGGGGCTGCCATTTAGAGATATCTTGATGGATATTGTGATGATGCTGGTGCTTGGGGTGATTTACTCGTTTATCGGTGTGTTTATTGGCATGTTACGAGATGGCGAACTGCGCCACCTTAGTCATGTCATTCATCGGTGGCGTAAACATCTGCATAAATAA
- a CDS encoding ABC transporter permease — protein sequence MKLKFAWHGFEHAFSRETQMAIRSPVFHWLSWLFPLMLFTLISANFSEGTLMDVPVSVVDNNNSPISRQIIRDLDAGPHAEVKAIDGNLVTSIKQLGSAKDYALLYIPKNFEEDILRGRQPELRMYYNALFYASGSYAIQDFSGLVAELNAKYRQEMARSMGQSLPALAQVTLSYDSLFNPSGSYIYYQQFAATIHMLQLFVVTATIYTMSRGTILQSVKPFSMALLGKMAPYTLFFTTLLIVELAALVTIFDAKVVGNPLYMMLVGFFYVIAAQSIGLLLFSFTSSAIMAYSLIGMLVSIALAFSGMAVPELSMILPARIISNAEPLTHTLNAMFDIFLREISFERIVQVCLFLLIYPLLTAFLIRKRLVKRLETQGSIV from the coding sequence ATGAAACTCAAATTCGCTTGGCATGGTTTTGAACATGCTTTTAGCCGCGAAACCCAAATGGCGATCCGCAGCCCAGTCTTTCACTGGCTGAGTTGGCTATTCCCTTTGATGCTGTTTACGTTAATTAGCGCTAACTTCTCAGAGGGAACGCTGATGGATGTGCCAGTTTCGGTGGTAGATAACAACAACAGCCCAATTTCAAGGCAAATTATCCGCGATCTTGATGCGGGTCCTCATGCGGAAGTGAAAGCGATTGATGGCAACTTAGTGACATCCATCAAACAGCTGGGTAGCGCCAAAGATTATGCCTTGCTCTATATCCCCAAAAATTTTGAGGAGGATATATTGCGAGGACGCCAGCCTGAATTGCGCATGTACTACAATGCGCTATTTTACGCATCTGGCAGTTATGCTATTCAAGATTTTAGCGGCTTGGTTGCGGAACTTAACGCCAAATACCGTCAAGAAATGGCAAGATCGATGGGGCAATCGCTACCGGCATTGGCGCAAGTCACGCTCTCTTACGATAGCCTCTTTAACCCAAGTGGCAGCTATATTTATTACCAACAATTTGCGGCGACCATCCATATGCTGCAACTGTTTGTGGTCACTGCCACTATTTACACCATGTCTCGCGGCACCATTCTTCAAAGCGTGAAGCCATTTTCAATGGCACTGTTAGGCAAAATGGCGCCATATACGTTATTTTTCACGACGTTACTGATTGTGGAACTGGCGGCGCTGGTCACTATCTTCGATGCAAAAGTGGTGGGGAACCCGCTGTATATGATGCTGGTGGGCTTCTTCTATGTGATAGCGGCGCAGAGTATCGGGTTACTACTCTTTAGCTTCACGTCCAGCGCGATAATGGCTTACAGCTTAATCGGGATGCTGGTGAGTATTGCCTTGGCGTTTTCTGGCATGGCAGTGCCGGAACTCTCGATGATTTTGCCCGCACGGATTATTTCGAATGCGGAGCCACTCACTCACACTTTAAACGCCATGTTTGATATTTTCTTACGGGAAATCTCGTTTGAGCGTATTGTGCAAGTGTGCCTATTCTTGCTGATTTATCCGTTACTGACGGCATTTTTGATCCGTAAGCGCTTAGTGAAACGGCTAGAAACCCAAGGAAGTATCGTATGA
- a CDS encoding HlyD family secretion protein, whose product MKKRTIILILLMLILIAAAALFHSHNQFLLLQGEVDAPEVIVTSKAKGRVIERHVERGDDVKKGQLLITLESPELQAQYAALKAAKDQAQAQLDQSLNGTREETLRDLQAAVAQANSQYQNASREFTRLNNLSGKGYVSANELDTARKAKDVAFQQVQSAKARLEEGKNGDRIEQRQQYEAAVKQAEQKLAELQVQLDDLQVKAPVDGEVGPIPAEIGELFNAGSPLISLISLPQAYFVYNLREDILVGVKKGDKIELTVPALGDKTVEAEVRYIAPKGDYATKRATRATGDFDLKTFEVRLYPQQPIEGLRPGMSVLWHWDK is encoded by the coding sequence ATGAAAAAAAGAACCATCATACTGATCTTGCTTATGCTGATCTTAATTGCTGCTGCGGCGCTTTTTCATTCCCATAATCAATTTTTATTATTGCAAGGGGAAGTGGACGCACCGGAAGTCATCGTGACTTCAAAAGCCAAAGGCAGAGTCATTGAACGCCATGTAGAACGCGGGGATGATGTGAAAAAAGGGCAGTTACTGATCACCTTAGAAAGCCCAGAGTTACAAGCCCAATATGCGGCATTAAAAGCGGCTAAGGATCAAGCTCAAGCCCAACTCGACCAATCCTTAAACGGGACTCGTGAAGAGACGCTGCGTGACCTGCAAGCTGCGGTAGCTCAAGCAAATTCTCAATACCAAAATGCTTCTCGTGAATTTACCCGTTTAAATAATCTTTCAGGCAAAGGGTATGTCTCCGCGAATGAGTTAGATACCGCCCGTAAAGCAAAAGATGTTGCATTCCAACAAGTCCAAAGTGCTAAGGCACGTTTGGAAGAAGGGAAAAACGGCGATCGTATCGAGCAGCGTCAACAATATGAAGCCGCAGTGAAGCAAGCAGAGCAAAAACTTGCTGAACTCCAAGTTCAACTGGATGACTTGCAAGTGAAAGCCCCTGTGGATGGTGAAGTCGGTCCAATCCCTGCAGAAATTGGTGAATTATTCAATGCAGGTAGCCCTTTAATCTCATTGATCAGCCTCCCTCAAGCCTATTTTGTTTATAACCTACGTGAAGACATTTTAGTGGGTGTGAAAAAAGGGGACAAAATTGAGCTGACGGTTCCAGCCTTAGGGGATAAAACCGTGGAAGCCGAAGTTCGCTATATTGCACCGAAAGGGGATTACGCGACTAAACGAGCCACCCGTGCGACAGGGGATTTCGACCTGAAAACCTTTGAAGTTCGCTTGTATCCACAACAACCGATTGAAGGATTACGACCGGGGATGAGCGTCTTGTGGCACTGGGATAAATAA